The window CCTCGAAGTGGTCGCGGGTGAGGTGAGTGGCCTTGCCCCCCAGGTCCTGATCGTCGATCGCCTGCTGGGTGGACTCCACGCAGGTGTCCTGGAGGATCGAGCTGTCGTCGATGCCCTTGCCGGTGAGCGGGTCCATCTGCAGCGCGCAGGAGGCGGCGGGGTCGTCGTCGGACAGTCCCATCAGGTAGGCGATCACGGTGTCCTTGGCGGCGTCGAGGTCGGCGTCGGTCGGGTCCTGGACCGGGGTGTCCACGTAGACGTCCGAGCCGGGCAGGCCCACGGTGCCCGTGGGCTCCTCGGTGGTGGGCGCCTCGGACGTCGGCTCCTCCGTGGTGGGTGCCTCAGAGGTTGGCGAGTCCGATGTCACCGGGTCGGTGGGGTCCTCGAGGGTGGTCTGCTCCGAGGTGGGACCGGCCGACGGCGACTCGGTGGGATCATCCCCGCCGTTCATCGACAGCAGTGCGAGACCGCCGCCACCGGCTGCCAGCGCCAGCAGCGTCAGGCAGCCGCAGGCGCCCACGATCCAGGGCCACGGCTTCTTCTTCTGCGGTGGCTGGCCACCATTCGGGGCCGGGTAGGGGGCTCCGGCACCTGCCGGGGCACCCGGTCCGGCGGAGGCACCCGGGCCGCCTGCGGCGCCGGGGTATCCGTTGCCTGCGGCCGGCGGCGGGGGCGGGGAGCCCCACTGGCCGCTGCTGGGAGGCTGGCTCCCGCCCTGCGGCGCACCACCCTGCGGCGCACCACCCTGCGGCGCACCGCCCTGAGGCTGCTGGGGGGACGGGTTGCCGGGGTAGGGGCTGCTCATGTCCTCGAACCTTTCGACGTAGTCCCCACCAGCGTACCGGGGCGCACCTCCGGTCCCGCCGGGATTCCCGCGCGGGGCAGGTCTGTGCTCGCTCAGGTCTGTCCCCACTCGGTCCAGTCAGTCCAGGCGGATCTCGCGGCCCTCGGCGGCCGAGGTGTACACCGCCTCGAGGATCCTCGCCATCTCCACCCCGTGCTCGGCCGGTGCGACGGACTCGGCACGCCCCAGGGAGGCGCCGACGAAGTTCGCGATCTCGTTGCCGAAACCGGCACGCATCTCGAAGGTGCCCGAGGAGATCTGCGGGGTGATGTTGACGACCGAGTCGTGCATCTCCGTGGCGATCTGCAGGGTGGGCTCCAGATCCGCGCCGCCCTTGGTGCCGTGCACCGACACCGCGGTGGAGTCCTTGGTGGCGTGCAGGGAGTAGGAGCACTCCAGCAGCAGGGAGGCGCCGTTCTCGAAGCGCACCACGGCGTTGGCCATGTCCTCCACGGTGTTCTTGTCCGGGTCGTAGTCCGAGACCTTGTACCGGGGCATGGTGGTGATGTTGGCGCGGTTGCCGAGGACCTCGTAGGTGTTGCCGGAGACCGACACCGCCTTCGGGCAGCCCATCAGGTACCAGGCCAGGTCCAGCACGTGGATGCCAATGTCCAGCAGGGGGCCGCCGCCGGCGATCTCCTTGTCGGCGAACCAGCCGCCGGGATTGCCCATGCGGCGGATCAGGCCGGCCTTGGCGTAGTACATCTCGCCCAGCTGCCCGGCGTCGATGAAGGACTTCAGCACCTGGCAGTTCGGGGAATGACGGCGCACGAAACCCACCTGGACCACCCGGTCGCTCCTGCGCACCGCGTCCTGGATGGCGGTGGCCTCGGCGACGGTGCGGGCGATCGGCTTCTCCACCAGCACATGCTTGCCGGCCTCGACGGCGGCGATGGTCCAGGTGGCGTGGGAGTCGTTCCACGTGCACACGCTGACACCGTCGATGTCGTCCTGCGCCAGCAGCTCATGGGCGTCGGCGTAGGAGCGGGAGGCACCGAACTCCTGGGCCACGGTGCGGGCGCGGTCGGCGTTGATGTCGCTGATGGCGATGATCTCCACGCCGGGATGGGCGGCGTAGGCCTCGAGGTGGGCGCGGGCGATGCTGCCGGCGCCGATGACGCCGACTCGGAACATGGTCATGGATGGGTCTCCTCAGGGGATGGGGTGGGGACGGAAGAACGGGCGGGGAAGGTGCCTCAGGCCTCGGCCAGCAGGCGCTTGGCGTTGGCGATGCCGCGCTCGCAGCCCACCAGGCAGTCCTCCCAGCCCTCGAACTCGATCGCGGCGTAGCCGGAGAAGTCGGAGTCCTTGATGGCGCGGGCCACCGCACGCAGGTCGATGTCGCCGTTGCCGACCACTGCCCCGCGCAGGTGCTTGCCGCCGCGGCTGCGGAACCAGCCCGCGCCCGGATCCTGCTGGGCGGGCCGGATGTAGAAGTCCTTGAAGTGCA is drawn from Brachybacterium muris and contains these coding sequences:
- a CDS encoding Gfo/Idh/MocA family protein, translated to MTMFRVGVIGAGSIARAHLEAYAAHPGVEIIAISDINADRARTVAQEFGASRSYADAHELLAQDDIDGVSVCTWNDSHATWTIAAVEAGKHVLVEKPIARTVAEATAIQDAVRRSDRVVQVGFVRRHSPNCQVLKSFIDAGQLGEMYYAKAGLIRRMGNPGGWFADKEIAGGGPLLDIGIHVLDLAWYLMGCPKAVSVSGNTYEVLGNRANITTMPRYKVSDYDPDKNTVEDMANAVVRFENGASLLLECSYSLHATKDSTAVSVHGTKGGADLEPTLQIATEMHDSVVNITPQISSGTFEMRAGFGNEIANFVGASLGRAESVAPAEHGVEMARILEAVYTSAAEGREIRLD